A region of the Epinephelus fuscoguttatus linkage group LG13, E.fuscoguttatus.final_Chr_v1 genome:
tctgtcCACTGGAATGGACGGTGGATCAGATGGTCACCGGAAAATGAATAGAGAAATATGGTTTAAATGGGAGCCCAGTGCCCACGACCTATAACAGGATAAGTTGCTACtgaaaattaattaatgaataaatgaaggtTTAAATGGGGAAACACTGTTCTGATTTGATTTTCTAATAAAACAATCAGCTTATAAAGCATCCTATTCATAATGTACACAGAATATTAATCTCAAGAGATCTTCAACATAATATTTTCTGGAGATATGTCAGAAATATACGATATTCTGAGCAGtgacaaatacaatacaaaatatatatgcGTTTGTTTTACAGTATCACCTTATTCATTGATATGAGTTAAccattcatgaaaaataaataaacttttgttttttatatataagacttttcatcatttttaccaTTAGGTGATTTCATTGTTACTATTCTTTGTCTCTCGGACTGGACAGAAATAGCACATGATAAAGTATCCCAAAAAAATGCTTATTGATTATTTATGAGTGCATTTAGAGTAGAAATACACCATtacaatatgtgtttttttgtgtttggaacATAATGGAGCTCTGAACTGGTTAAGGTGGGGGTTTGTCATTTATGTACCTATTGCACAGTTTAAAGCAAAACGAGAAGAGGGGTTGCCTCAGCTGCTCTCAGCAACTCAAGAGGCTCTGTACTCTACAGGTAATACTCCTGTACTCACGAGCACGcattcacacactgagaaaAGCATTAATGTGGCCAGCAAATCAGGACGAAATGCGTGCCGACTCCACAGTATTTAGGAAGGCAGTGTAGGGATTGAATGCTATGACACAATATCAACTGCTGCTTTGTTGCTGGGAAAGCCAGTGGCGAAGCGTTTGCAGTGTTCAACCCTTTCTGTGCCAGCCCCTCATAGGCTAGCCTTGTGTGTATGGAGGGTCTGGTGGAGCTTCAGCCACTGTGTGACTGTGGCATGAAGGTTTCCTTAATCTTGAAGACCTCATGGCAAGTCCAAGTTACTGGCTATGATCCACACATCCTAGTTATCTTATGTCTAACCAAGTTGGGTTTGCAATCAGTTGGATGAAGAGCAGCCCCCTGCAGCTTGGTGCAATGCTAACGGTGTTGACTGTCATGCAGGCACTTGGGTTCATGGCGGCGGCAGCCCACCCGTGGTACCCGTTGCCAAGCCACACAAGTCACGCTTAGTTATCATTCCCCCCTCAGTATAGGACAACCTGAGATACTGTGGGTCCCCACAGCACCTGTTGCAGGAAACACCGCTGGCACAAGTGACCTCTGACATTAATGATTACGGATGCGTCCCTGACGGGGTGGGGAGGGACCTGCCACCTAAAGCAGCTACCTCTGGGTTGAAAAAAGAAGCAACATGGAAGCaacaaaaactgcaattcctaaaatggccacttgatgctggctccaaaagtgagtcagtccccacagacagCATGTTAAATTCCCCAACTCtacagcagaagtaaaaagcctggtacaaaaacagttttcttctctACAGCAACATCCCTTTTCCACAGGCCAGTTGCTAAAAGACAGTTGTCCTTCTACTGTTCTGTCTAATGTTATTAGGGCTTTCTGGGAAAAGGTGCAACACACAGTTcttcaaataaagaaaaaaacaaatgttttcccTTTGAGGCTCATAATACGATAGCTGTTACAAACTCTGACAGGCTTGCTGCTGAGATTGTTAAGTACAACAGAAAACTCTTTCAGATGGCTGGAAAGCAACACacaacgcaaacctgacagtcTGGCAAACGACTACAGAAAAGGGTCTGGAAAGTggaaacaggtgagcaggtaAATGAGAGAGTCAGGTGACTGGGACTGAAGGAAAAATCTGAGGGCAGCTGGTGGATGGATGGGGAATGACATGGCAAGTCCAGAGGATACATGGGTTTAGGGGAAGTAAGAAAAGACTAGAGACAGGGTCTGACTCAGTAAAATGAAACAACTGAGGCAGGCATCAAGTTAAGATGTACGCCCTTTCTGCCAGCATTCCTGAAGAGGGTTGGGCTGCATGTTCAGGTGCTGTTGGTGGCTCTAAATTGACCACACAGAGGACTGCAGAGAACCAAGAGCTGCTAAATGGCATCTCCCACTTCTGTGATTGGTCTGAAGTCAGTTGCCTGTGTCTTGTTAAGGCACCAATGCAACTgatgaatttattttgaaagagactgtatgcaaactgtacatttcctgtgaaaacagaagtgtattttgaaaacagacaatgcatgtaacaggctgaagttgacatggtgtcccagaacgtcaacaaccaacacacccagggtagcTTGGacatcatatgtggacgtggaaagtccatgaccaaacgtggacatgtgacgaggtcacagtgaggatgagttggATAAAGCGTCAGTATTTGTCCAGTTGGCATTGAGAGcaggctggctccaaaatgtAACTTTGTCAAGTGAACATGTGGGTTTATCATTTTGCCATCAAAATTTAAGTTCATATCAAACTTCAGGCTGTAGGCCACGGTGTGTATTTAAACTGATGGCAATAAAACATGTGGGACTGAGGTCAGTGGCTGGGGCCTTCCTTCCTTATACGATGTATTCATTGTGCTCTTCTGTTGGCCTGTCAGAGTCAGCTGTATTTTGCATTATTTGACTCACATTGTGACTTATTTGGTAGACTATAGGCAAGGAGAAGAAGCGTAAGATGGAAATTGTGACCTCAGAATTTGGagtttgtatgtgtttgtctgtgtctttgtgacatGATGTAACTCTCCAAAGTTGTACATCGATTGCTTGGTGCTCAGTTTGTGACTGGCTGGCCTCAACTGGCCACACCTGTTGTAGGGCAGAAGGGCCAATAGGATTAGGTGGAGAAAACTTACAAATCAGCTGCATGATAGAGGGGGTTGGTCACAACACTGCCCGAGCTCAGCAGCCTAAGCTCTTCTTTATCTCTGATGATGGAGACCCTGGAGGAAAGTGAACTCTGCTTTCCACAACTCCTCAACTCCTCCTGCAGGAAGCCAAAGCGTTCACTCACTGAGGCTGTGCTTCTTTACAGTCTTCTGTCCTTCATCTCTCTGCTCACTGTGATTCTCAACCTGCTGGTCGTCATCTCCATCTCACACTTCAAGTAACTGTCAATTCTATTTATTATGGTGGTAGATGTACAGAAACGAATTGTTCATAGAAAATGTCAGATCTTGTTATGTGTTGATAAATAACTTAAACACTGCTTTTATATTTTACCCATGGATTACATCTGCTAAATATTATAATGGACTTTCATTTGTTACTACAAACAATAATACATGATGCTTTTTCAATCCAGGCAGCTCCACACCCCCACcaacttcctcctcctctctctggctgtctcAGATTTCTTCGTGGGCCTTCTCATGTTCTTCCAAATCATGCACATAGACGGCTGCTGGTTCCTCGGTGACTTCATGTGTgttataaatattgttttaagttTCATTATTACTTCTTCCTCAGTAGGAACCATGGTGCTCATATCAGTCGACCGCTACGTAGCCATTTGTGATCCTCTGCATTACTCCACCAAAGTCACTGTGAGAAGAGTTAGAATCTGTGTTTGCCTTTATTGGGTCTATTCTGTTCTGTACATCAGTCTCATATTGAAAGGTAACTTGAAACAACCAGGCAGCTATAATTCCTGCTTTGGAGAGTGTGTGATTGTCCTTAACTATATCGCAGGAGTTGCTGACCTTATTTTGACCTTTATTTGTCCTGTAACTGTCATCATAACTCTGTATGTAAGAGTATTTGTGGTGGCTGTGTCTCAGGCTCGTGCTATGCGGTCTCATATTGCAGCAGTCACACTTCAGGGTTCAGTGAAAGTAACTGCTAATAAGTCTGAGCTGAAAGCAGCCAGGACTCTCGGTGTGGTTGTAGTTGTGTTTCTGACATGCGTTGGCCCATATTTCTGTTCTTCTCTTGTAAACCAAGATAGCTTGTTTGGCATTGCTACTGTTGCCTTAGGGACCTGGTTGTTCTATTTTAACTCTTGTCTAAATCCAGTGATCTATGCTTTCTGCTACCCCTGGTTTGTAAAATCTATTAAGCTCATCATAACATTCAAGATACTTCAGCCTGACTCCTGTGATGCCAGCGTACTGtagaaagagactgtgtgttcactgacatttcatttttctttggAGAAGGAATGAAGTATTTATTGATGCTGCTGTATCTCAACGTCTTTTAACCCTTCTAATTTTGTGATACATACAGGAACTTCCATATAATGTGCCTCCTTCATTTTGTCGGCCTTGGACTCTTGCCCTATCAAGTCAGAGCCTCTGCATGATATGACCCATGTCATTGTTAGACAGTCAGagagtttaagtttatttcctttattaatccccctgaggagaaattcaatgttttcactcttgcttgtcaattacacacaggtctgaaacacacacacatacacaaacaggacctatacatgcacaaagtggagagatgtcagagtgagggggctgcccttggtcaggcgccccaagtggttggggggttcagtgtccctccggttcccaacccaagtccctatggactgagctactgctgcccccagCTCAGTCATCGTTAAATACTAAAGAAATAACAGTTTTGTGACACTTTAGTATtgacatcatcatcttcattaCTCAGCCCCGGAAGTTGCTGCTTAGTTCCAACCTGCCAAGCTATCCAGCTGCTGTGTGTAAATGGGAAATAAATAATTTGTAAATTGATGTAagatatccatccatccatccctccatctgcAGATGTCAGCAGATGTAAGATATCTATTATTATGAtgtcatatatttatataatatatgaAAATGTAAGAGATAGACATATATATCATGCTGATATaggttcaagtgttcattttctccagttagtttggttttaattcgttatttgatgctatataCACAGTCTGACacttggacttttattttggtacttctgcTGACCAGCAGTGtgcatttgcatattagctaaatattttgtttctccaagcacatttagatttaatatttaacatttctatttaacatttaacatttagatttagacgtatatttaacatttagatttagattcaacattgagatttaacatttaacatttagatttaacatttaggtttacattaaatatttaaaatttaactgtgacattatatttagcatatttcaaatattgctgtaaatgtggaaaaagggaattaaaaaatgcacaccactctttttaaaagttgtttgaagctaaatgtggcaaaatgttattttcagtgCGAGCCACTTTACAGACGGCACCCCATACCATACAGTGGTAATGGGTATGGTTAACATTACCACGTGCATTAGCCAATGTGGAAATTACTATGTCTTCATTGCTTAAAATTGCCATCATGTCTCGACTCACTCATATTCATCGTGTTCTTGCTGCAACATCCAATACAAGcctacagaggaaacacaagatgtctttatgttgtctgttttatttacatataaTCAAACTtcatattatataatattatatcatatcatatatatatatatatatatatatatatatatatatatatatatatatatacatacatacatacatatgtccCTCAGACTGGACAGAAATAGCACATGATAAAGTATCCCAAAAAAAATGCTTATTGATTATTTATGAGTGCATTTAGAGTAGAAATACACCATtacaatatgtgttttttgtgtttggaaCATAATGGAGCTCTGAACTGGTTAAGGTGGGGGTTTGTCATTCATGTACCTATTGCACAGTTTAAAGCAAAACGAGAAGAGGGGTTGCCTCAGCTGCTCTCAGCAACTCAAGAGGCTCTGTACTCTACAGGTAATACTCCTGTACTCACGAGCACGcattcacacactgagaaaAGCATTAACGTGGCCAGCAAATCAGGACGAAATGCGTGCCGACTCCACAGTATTTAGGAAGGCAGTGTAGGGATTGAATGCTATGACACAATATCAACTGCTGCTTTGTTGCTGGGAAAGCCAGTGGCGAAGCGTTTGCAGTGTTCAACCCTTTCTGTGCCAGCCCCTCATAGGCTAGCCTTGTGTATGGAGGGTCTGGTGGAGCTTCAGCCACTGTGTGACTGTGGCATGAAGGTTTCCTTAATCTTGAAGACCTCATGGCAAGTCCAAGTTACTGGCTATGATCCACACATCCTAGTTATCTTATGTCTAACCAAGTTGGGTTTGCAATCAGTTGGATGAAGAGCAGCCCCCTGCAGCTTGGTGCAATGCTAACGGTGTTGACTGTCATGCAGGCACTTGGGTTCATGGCGGCGGCAGCCCACCCGTGGTACCCGTTGCCAAGCCACACAAGTCACGCTTAGTTATCATTCCCCCCTCAGTATAGGACAACCTGAGATACTGTGGGTCCCCACAACACCTGTTGCAGGAAACACCGCTGGCACAAGTGACCTCTGACATTAATGATTACGGATGCGTCCCTGACGGGGTGGGGAGGGACCTGCCACCTAAAGCAGCTACCTCTGggttgaaaaaagaaacaacaaaaactgcagttcctaaaatggccacttgatgctggctccaaaagtgagtcaatccccacagacagCATGTTAAATTCCCAACTCTACAGCAGAAGTAAAagcctgatacaaaaaacagttttcttctctACAGCAACATCAGTTTTCCACAGGCCAGTTGCTAAAGACAGTTGTCCTTCTACTGTTCTGTCTAATGTTATTAGGGCTTTCTGGGAAAAGGTGCAACACATAGttcttcaaattaaaaaaacaaacaaatgttttccTTTGAGGCTCATAATACGATAGCTGTTACAAACTCTGACAGGCTTGCTGCTGAGATTGTTAAATACAACGGAAAACTATTTCAGATGGCTGGAAAGCAACACacaatgcaaacctgacagtcTGGCAAACGACTGCAGAAAAGGGGCTGGTATTTGTACTGATAGAGCTGATGAGGGAAAGTggaaacaggtgagcaggtaAATGAGAGAGTCAGGTGACTGGGACTGAAGGACAAATCTGAGGGCAGCTGGTGGATGGATGGGGAATGACATGGCAAGTCCAGAGGATACATGGGTTTAGGGGAAGTAAGAAAAGACTAGAGACAGGGTCTGACTCAGTAAAATGAAACAACTGAGGCAGGCATCAAGTTAAGATGTACGCCCTTTCTGCCAGCATTCCTGAAGAGGGTTGGGCTGCATGTTCAGGTGCTGTTGGTGGCTCTAAATTGACCACACAGAGGACTGCAGAGAACCAAGAGCTGTTAAATGGCATCTCCCACTTCTGTGATTGGTCTGAAGTCAGTTGCCTGTGTCTTGTTAAGGCATCAATGCAACTgatgaatttattttgaaagagactgtatcaaactgtacatttcctgtgaaaacagaagtgtattttgaaaacagacaatgcatgtaacaggctgaagttgacatggtgtcccagaacgtcaacaaccaacacacccagggtagcTTGGgcatcatatgtggacgtggaaagtccatgaccaaacgtggacatgtgacgagatcacagtgaggatgagttggATAAAGCGTCAGTATTTGTCCAGTTGGCATTGAGAGcaggctggctccaaaatgtAACTTTGTCAAGTGAACATGTGGGTTTATCATTTTGCCATCAAAATTTAAGTTCATATCAAACTTCAGGCTGTAGGCCACGGTGTGTATTTAAACTGATGGCAATAAAACATGTGGGACTGAGGTCAGTGGCTGGGGCCTTCCTTCCTTATACGATGTATTCATTGTGCTCTTCTGTTGGCCTGTCAGAGTCAGCTGTATTTTGCATTATTTGACTCACATTGTGACTTATTTGGTAGACTATAGGCAAGGAGAAGAAGCGTAAGATGGAAATTGTGACCTCAGAATTTGGagtttgtatgtgtttgtctgtgtctttgtgacatGATGTAACTCTCCAAAGTTGTACATCGATTGCTTGGTGCTCAGTTTGTGACTGGCTGGCCTCAACTGGCCACACCTGTTGTAGGGCAGAAGGGCCAATAGGATTAGGTGGAGAAACTTACAAATCAGCTGCATGATAGAGGGTTGGTCACAACACTGCCCGAGCTCAGCAGCCTAAGCTCTTCTTTATCTCTGATGATGGAGACCCTGGAGGAAAGTGAACTCTGCTTTCCACAACTCCTCAACTCCTCCTGCAGGAAGCCAAAGCGTTCACTCACTGAGGCTGTGCTTCTTTACAGTCTTCTGTCCTTCATCTCTCTGCTCACTGTGATTCTCAACCTGCTGGTCGTCATCTCCATCTCACACTTCAAGTAACTGTCAATTCTATTTATTATGGTGGTAGATGTACAGAAACGAATTGTTCATAGAAAATGTCAGATCTTGTTATGTGTTGATAAATAACTTAAACACTGCTTTTATATTTTACCCATGGATTACATCTGCTAAATATTATAATGGACTTTCATTTGTTACTACAAACAATAATACATGATGCTCCTTTTTCAATCCAGGCAGCTCCACACCCCCACcaacttcctcctcctctctctggctgtctcAGATTTCTTCGTGGGCCTTCTCATGTTCTTCCAAATCATGCACATAGACGGCTGCTGGTTCCTCGGTGACTTCATGTGTgttataaatattgttttaagttTCATTATTACTTCTTCCTCAGTAGGAACCATGGTGCTCATATCAGTCGACCAGCTCACGTAGCCATTTGTGATCCTCTGCATTACTCCACCAAAGTCACTGTGAGAAGAGTTAGAATCTGTGTTTGCCTTTATTGGGTCTATTCTGTTCTGTACATCAGTCTCATATTGAAAGGTAACTTGAAACAACCAGGCAGCTATAATTCCTGCTTTGGAGAGTGTGTGATTGTCCTTAACTATATCGCAGGAGTTGCTGACCTTATTTTGACCTTTATTTGTCCTGTAACTGTCATCATAACTCTGTATGTAAGAGTATTTGTGGTGGCTGTGTCTCAGGCTCGTGCTATGCGGTCTCATATTGCAGCAGTCACACTTCAGGGTTCAGTGAAAGTAACTGCTAATAAGTCTGAGCTGAAAGCAGCCAGGACTCTCGGTGTGGTTGTAGTTGTGTTTCTGACATGCGTTGGCCCATATTTCTGTTCTTCTCTTGTAAACCAAGATAGCTTGTTTGGCATTGCTACTGTTGCCTTAGGGACCTGGTTGTTCTATTTTAACTCTTGTCTAAATCCAGTGATCTATGCTGCTACCCCTGGTTTGTAAAATCTATTAAGCTCATCATAACATTCAAGATACTTCAGCCTGACTCCTGTGATGCCAGCGTACTGtagaaagagactgtgtgttcactgacatttcatttttctttggAGAAGGAATGAAGTATTTATTGATGCTGCTGTATCTCAACGTCTTTTAACCCTTCTAATTTTGTGATACATACAGGAACTTCCATATAATGTGCCTCCTTCATTTTGTCGGCCTTGGACTCTTGCCCTATCAAGTCAGAGCCTCTGCATGATATGACCCATGTCATTGTTAGACAGTCAGagagtttaagtttatttcctttattaatccccctgaggagaaattcaatgttttcactcttgcttgtcaattacacacaggtctgaaacacacacacatacacaaacaggacctatacatgcacaaagtggagagatgtcagagtgagggggctgcccttggtcaggcgccccaagtggttggggggttcagtgtccctccggttcccaacccaagtccctat
Encoded here:
- the LOC125899319 gene encoding trace amine-associated receptor 13c-like, whose translation is METLEESELCFPQLLNSSCRKPKRSLTEAVLLYSLLSFISLLTVILNLLVVISISHFKQLHTPTNFLLLSLAVSDFFVGLLMFFQIMHIDGCWFLGDFMCVINIVLSFIITSSSVGTMVLISVDRYVAICDPLHYSTKVTVRRVRICVCLYWVYSVLYISLILKGNLKQPGSYNSCFGECVIVLNYIAGVADLILTFICPVTVIITLYVRVFVVAVSQARAMRSHIAAVTLQGSVKVTANKSELKAARTLGVVVVVFLTCVGPYFCSSLVNQDSLFGIATVALGTWLFYFNSCLNPVIYAFCYPWFVKSIKLIITFKILQPDSCDASVL